One genomic segment of Alphaproteobacteria bacterium HT1-32 includes these proteins:
- a CDS encoding argininosuccinate synthase: MSKGVKKVVLAYSGGLDTSIILRWLQDEYQCEVVTFTADLGQGEEVEPAREKARLMGIKEENIYIDDVREEFVRDFVFPMFRANALYEGTYLLGTSIARPLISKRQIEIARETGADAVCHGATGKGNDQIRFELGYYALNPDIKVIAPWREWNLTSRTKLMEYARDHQIPIARDKEDEPPYSMDANLLHISYEGRALEDPWVGAEEGMFLRTVSPEKAPDEPTFVTVSFERGDAVAVDGVELSPAELLTKLNELAGKNGIGREDIVENRFIGMKSRGIYETPGGTILSKAHRAIETLCLDRGAMHQKDEIMPRYAELVYNGFWFSPEREMLQALIDESQKKVAGDVRLKLYKGNVIVDGRRSPYSLYDQAVVTFEEDSVYDQHDAEGFIKLNALRLRLRGRLQG, from the coding sequence ATGTCCAAAGGCGTCAAGAAAGTCGTCCTCGCCTATTCCGGTGGTCTTGATACCTCGATCATCCTGCGCTGGTTGCAGGACGAATATCAGTGCGAGGTTGTGACCTTCACCGCCGATCTCGGCCAGGGTGAAGAGGTCGAGCCGGCGCGCGAAAAAGCCCGCCTGATGGGTATCAAGGAAGAGAACATCTATATTGATGATGTGCGCGAGGAATTCGTCCGCGACTTCGTCTTCCCGATGTTCCGCGCCAATGCGCTTTATGAAGGCACCTATCTGCTCGGTACCTCGATTGCCCGGCCGCTGATTTCCAAACGCCAGATCGAGATCGCCCGTGAAACCGGTGCAGATGCTGTCTGCCATGGTGCGACTGGTAAGGGTAATGATCAGATCCGGTTCGAGCTTGGCTATTATGCCCTGAACCCGGACATCAAGGTTATTGCCCCCTGGCGTGAGTGGAACCTGACCTCGCGCACCAAGCTGATGGAATATGCCCGGGATCATCAGATTCCCATCGCCCGCGACAAAGAAGACGAACCGCCTTATTCGATGGATGCCAACCTGCTGCATATTTCCTATGAAGGCCGTGCACTGGAAGACCCGTGGGTCGGTGCCGAAGAAGGCATGTTCCTGCGCACGGTCTCGCCGGAGAAGGCTCCGGATGAGCCGACATTCGTCACAGTCTCTTTTGAACGCGGTGACGCAGTTGCCGTTGATGGCGTTGAACTCAGCCCGGCGGAACTGCTGACGAAGCTGAACGAACTGGCGGGCAAGAACGGCATTGGCCGGGAAGACATCGTCGAGAACCGTTTCATCGGCATGAAATCCCGTGGCATTTACGAGACACCGGGCGGTACCATCCTATCGAAGGCTCACCGGGCCATTGAAACGCTGTGCCTTGACCGGGGTGCGATGCACCAGAAAGACGAGATCATGCCGCGCTATGCGGAACTGGTCTATAACGGCTTCTGGTTCTCACCAGAGCGGGAAATGCTTCAGGCACTGATCGACGAAAGCCAGAAGAAGGTTGCCGGTGACGTTCGCCTGAAACTCTACAAGGGTAATGTCATCGTTGATGGCCGCCGCTCACCCTACAGCCTTTATGATCAGGCTGTGGTGACCTTTGAAGAAGACTCGGTCTATGACCAGCATGACGCGGAAGGCTTCATCAAGCTGAACGCGCTGCGTCTGCGTCTGCGTGGCCGACTTCAGGGCTGA
- a CDS encoding AAA family ATPase translates to MKYYLGGVMPVFSDADLFRRIAVENPWWADTQSAGEATRGLGARRLFDVVLRVVADRNRKDIPVIVGPRQTGKTTIIRQVIARLIAAGAPARSIVYLSMKRPAYSDVEPAAMIKLYLSRLKTDVTPQPLVIFDDVHYLKDWRIRLTELIDLFPSVRFLAATSLGGPTTRGDADKPDRTIDLALPPLSFQEFLTLRGAEEGLFRSRIDQDRNKTMLYLDQRGVVLLNEQFQQYLNLGGFPEVAADRRSTAHGVADKLDEIADRLLSSELPGRVGIQDTRELQRLFSLLAWQTGDEFSIDGLAQAIGVAKNTLKRQLDYLESAGLIRRTHRLDEDGQRFQRAVTFKVHLTAPTMRAALFGPVGVEDPVMTKIAETAVIGQYLSDPNLDRVMYARWTSRNIDVVVCDPVTDKPTELYEIIWEESGLKEARRFTALTGFKKRNEDVLKVQALTQTTAGGANISGVDIRYLPVAAYCYWVGKQVSDRLADYYLGPGASAAASERRPAPVIASPQQQTAAAGGGLFDPAAE, encoded by the coding sequence ATGAAATATTACTTGGGAGGCGTTATGCCGGTTTTCTCGGATGCGGACCTGTTTCGCCGCATCGCCGTCGAAAACCCCTGGTGGGCTGATACCCAGTCTGCCGGTGAAGCGACACGTGGACTCGGCGCCCGCCGCCTGTTCGATGTCGTGCTGCGCGTTGTCGCCGACCGCAACCGTAAGGATATCCCGGTCATTGTCGGCCCCCGACAGACTGGCAAGACCACAATCATCCGACAGGTCATTGCCCGGCTGATCGCCGCCGGAGCTCCCGCCCGGTCCATTGTCTATCTCTCCATGAAGCGCCCCGCCTATTCAGATGTCGAACCGGCGGCCATGATCAAGCTGTACCTGTCGCGTCTGAAAACCGATGTGACCCCGCAGCCGCTGGTTATCTTTGACGATGTTCATTACCTGAAAGACTGGCGGATCCGGCTGACAGAGCTGATCGACCTGTTCCCCAGCGTGCGGTTTCTTGCGGCAACATCTCTGGGAGGCCCCACCACACGGGGAGATGCAGACAAACCCGACCGGACAATTGATCTGGCTCTCCCGCCACTGAGCTTTCAGGAATTCCTGACCCTGCGCGGTGCCGAAGAAGGCCTGTTCCGCTCACGCATTGATCAGGACCGCAACAAGACCATGCTGTATCTGGACCAGCGCGGGGTCGTGCTGCTGAATGAACAGTTCCAGCAATATCTGAATCTCGGCGGCTTTCCTGAAGTTGCCGCCGACCGCCGGTCGACTGCACATGGTGTGGCCGACAAGCTGGACGAGATCGCGGACCGGCTGCTGTCATCGGAATTGCCCGGACGGGTTGGCATTCAGGACACCCGGGAACTCCAGCGCCTGTTCTCACTGCTGGCCTGGCAGACCGGGGATGAATTTTCCATTGATGGGCTAGCTCAGGCTATTGGCGTCGCCAAGAACACCCTGAAACGCCAGCTTGATTACCTTGAATCAGCCGGGCTGATCCGCCGGACCCACCGGCTGGATGAAGATGGCCAGCGATTCCAGCGCGCCGTGACCTTCAAGGTACATCTGACAGCACCGACCATGCGTGCCGCCCTGTTCGGACCTGTCGGTGTTGAAGACCCGGTCATGACAAAAATCGCCGAGACTGCCGTTATTGGTCAGTATCTGTCCGATCCGAATCTTGACCGGGTGATGTATGCCCGCTGGACCAGCCGCAATATAGACGTTGTTGTCTGTGACCCCGTCACCGACAAACCGACCGAGCTTTACGAAATCATCTGGGAAGAAAGCGGTCTCAAGGAAGCCCGGCGCTTCACCGCCCTGACAGGTTTCAAAAAGCGGAATGAAGACGTTCTGAAAGTTCAGGCACTGACCCAGACCACGGCAGGTGGTGCCAATATATCCGGTGTCGATATCCGTTATCTGCCGGTTGCCGCCTACTGCTACTGGGTCGGCAAACAGGTCTCAGACCGTCTCGCCGACTATTATCTCGGCCCGGGAGCCAGTGCCGCTGCCTCAGAACGCCGCCCTGCCCCGGTCATCGCTTCTCCGCAACAACAGACCGCAGCCGCCGGTGGCGGCCTGTTCGACCCCGCTGCGGAGTAA
- a CDS encoding TSUP family transporter codes for MELVATVWCQSPYRLFHESNHSLSLAFADLFLIAAVAFGAQVLGGVAGYGTGLIMPLILVPLIGAEAVVPVIAMASLITNPTRLITFWQYLDRRKAVILSVVGIPTVMLGAFGFSLLGGEHAQLFIGGMLISLVPLRHLMKAVRLKLSERGLAISGFGYGLLMGGTTGSGVMLLSMLMSAGLSGKAVIATDAAISTFLGLFKTGVFYSAGELPPSLWLVAILIGVMATPGSLVAKWLADRLSATSHDLIFDVVIVFGGLMLMVPPLLGQG; via the coding sequence ATGGAACTGGTCGCCACGGTCTGGTGTCAGTCCCCTTATCGCCTTTTTCATGAATCGAATCATTCCTTGTCCCTCGCTTTTGCCGACCTGTTTCTTATCGCCGCGGTGGCCTTTGGCGCGCAGGTTCTGGGTGGTGTTGCAGGCTATGGCACAGGGCTGATCATGCCCTTGATACTGGTACCACTGATTGGTGCAGAGGCTGTCGTGCCGGTGATTGCGATGGCATCACTGATCACCAATCCGACACGGCTGATTACCTTCTGGCAATATCTGGATCGTCGCAAAGCGGTGATTCTGTCCGTGGTTGGCATACCGACGGTCATGCTCGGTGCATTCGGGTTTTCCCTGCTGGGGGGAGAGCATGCGCAATTGTTTATCGGGGGGATGCTGATCAGTCTGGTACCCTTGCGCCATCTGATGAAAGCCGTTCGCCTGAAACTGAGTGAACGGGGGCTGGCTATTTCAGGCTTTGGTTACGGGCTGCTTATGGGCGGGACAACGGGCAGCGGGGTGATGTTGCTGTCGATGCTGATGTCGGCCGGGCTGTCCGGTAAGGCGGTAATCGCAACCGATGCTGCCATCTCGACCTTCCTTGGGCTGTTCAAGACCGGGGTTTTCTACAGTGCCGGTGAATTGCCGCCGTCGCTGTGGCTGGTGGCTATCCTGATCGGTGTGATGGCGACGCCTGGCTCCCTTGTGGCAAAATGGCTTGCTGACCGGCTGTCAGCAACCAGCCATGATCTGATTTTTGATGTGGTGATTGTCTTTGGCGGGCTGATGCTGATGGTCCCGCCGCTGCTTGGTCAGGGATAA
- a CDS encoding winged helix-turn-helix transcriptional regulator: MHREKLDSIDIQILKDLQRDGRMTNVELARRAGISAPPCLRRVRALEESGFIRGYHAEVDAGMLNVKEMFFALVGLDSQSQTVLSEFEQAVSGWSEIRECHMIRGGGDFMLKIVARDKEQRDDITMRLTSAPHVATVTTFETIRTSKDQPGVPIDMGGPED; encoded by the coding sequence GTGCATCGCGAAAAGCTTGATTCCATCGACATTCAGATCCTCAAAGACCTGCAGCGTGACGGGCGTATGACCAATGTGGAGCTGGCACGACGTGCCGGTATCTCTGCGCCCCCCTGTCTGCGTCGTGTGCGGGCACTGGAAGAATCCGGTTTCATCCGGGGCTATCATGCGGAAGTTGATGCCGGGATGCTCAACGTGAAGGAGATGTTCTTTGCGCTGGTCGGGCTCGACAGCCAGTCACAGACTGTGCTCAGCGAATTTGAACAGGCCGTCTCCGGATGGTCGGAGATTCGTGAATGTCACATGATTCGGGGCGGCGGGGATTTCATGCTGAAGATTGTCGCCCGCGACAAGGAACAGCGTGACGATATCACCATGCGTCTGACCTCGGCCCCGCATGTCGCCACGGTTACAACGTTCGAGACGATCCGTACTTCCAAGGACCAGCCCGGTGTGCCCATTGATATGGGTGGCCCGGAAGACTGA
- a CDS encoding transporter substrate-binding domain-containing protein codes for MLAAAAAMIAISLPAMAQDSALKKILETGTLRFGTTGDWNPMSLRDAASGDYKGFDIDIATELAKDLGVKLEFVKTDWKTLVNGIVAGQYDITSSASLSASRARVAGYSESYFELASVPLTRKELLSKFSDWTDINKPDVTVATTSGTTQEALVKAIFPDATIKVIEAPARDFQEVLSKRADVHVTSNIEAATLVEKYDQLAIVPVQEPVAPTPVAMLMPQADQVWINYVNHWIALKKAGGFFTKTAAKWGLATK; via the coding sequence ATGCTTGCGGCTGCGGCTGCAATGATTGCGATCTCGCTGCCTGCAATGGCGCAGGATTCTGCCCTGAAGAAAATTCTGGAAACCGGCACACTCCGGTTCGGTACAACCGGTGACTGGAATCCGATGAGCCTGCGTGATGCAGCTTCCGGAGACTACAAGGGATTTGATATCGATATCGCCACGGAACTGGCGAAAGATCTTGGCGTGAAACTGGAATTCGTGAAGACCGACTGGAAGACACTGGTGAACGGCATCGTCGCCGGACAGTATGACATCACCTCATCGGCTTCGCTCAGCGCCAGCCGTGCCAGGGTTGCCGGCTATTCCGAAAGCTACTTCGAACTCGCCAGCGTACCGCTGACCCGCAAGGAACTGCTCAGCAAGTTCAGTGACTGGACAGACATCAACAAACCGGATGTAACCGTCGCCACGACCTCCGGCACAACGCAGGAAGCCCTCGTAAAGGCGATCTTCCCCGATGCAACGATCAAGGTCATCGAAGCACCTGCCCGCGATTTTCAGGAAGTCCTGTCCAAACGTGCAGACGTTCATGTCACATCAAATATCGAAGCGGCGACGCTGGTAGAAAAGTATGACCAGCTGGCCATTGTTCCGGTGCAGGAACCGGTTGCTCCGACACCGGTTGCCATGTTGATGCCGCAGGCCGATCAGGTCTGGATCAATTACGTGAATCACTGGATTGCACTGAAGAAAGCCGGTGGCTTCTTCACCAAGACGGCCGCCAAATGGGGTCTCGCAACCAAATAG